In one window of Helianthus annuus cultivar XRQ/B chromosome 17, HanXRQr2.0-SUNRISE, whole genome shotgun sequence DNA:
- the LOC110924565 gene encoding myb-binding protein 1A-like protein, which yields MKARGEIVDDDSDVELFGDDEEEDKDDNDEEKDDKPDDHDDKDDKGDDDNDQGASGLLIRDPIVQERIDELMNDEINEQEDDLQNEASSSGKQHADQVFLSNPTVIYLNVQQEGKVEVRRTRAEMLEELGLEEGKFKFDIEDEIPQSPAKDFEPRYAYEADHYDDVIIEDVSDSSEDEIDFPYAGVDETFPSFAEMFKDRNEDEIKRKIVEKISTEGVPETIPREILAEERKKWREEGVQYFEFLSDISSLPWWDVDELIKTKNIKQFYYGPEVRQHDQDLWNYIKLQAKNGYPDWKPQYPKQIVRFLENGKKDITLDVKPPKCLKNMPLRAIEQDFHDLFQGWLYNETTAEAVISLYDKSTGKSRRISILDPMWLVNCSKKDIDCLFLNKIVYEKKDKAQAMQYQGIVDVCFAQDINSGRYWKSKWRNIEIDEFLKRYKRSQRSKEIAKRAAELGRRKMGIVPPTDQTPIESEENKIPKWDRKRDGDPEYRKWWMTEGRHKRRRMLEEREEKRRQKAKEQRRNRKK from the exons ATGAAAGCTCGTGGAGAAATCGTTGATGATGACTCCGATGTAGAGCTATTtggagatgatgaagaagaagataaaGATGATAATGATGAGGAAAAGGATGACAAGCCTGATGATcatgatgataaagatgataaggGAGATGATGATAACGATCAGGGTGCTTCCGGGTTATTGATCAGAGATCCAATTGTTCAAGAAAGAATCGATGAATTGATGAATGATGAAATAAATGAACAAGAGGATGACTTACAAAATGAAGCTTCATCATCAGGAAAGCAGCATGCTGATCAGGTATTTCTTTCAAACCCAACTGTCATTTACTTGAATGTTCAACAAGAAGGTAAGGTTGAAGTTAGAAGAACTAGAGCTGAAATGCTCGAAGAGTTGGGGTTAGAAGAAGGAAAGTTTAAGTTTGATATTGAGGACGAGATTCCTCAGTCACCAGCAAAAGACTTCGAGCCCAGATATGCATATGAAGCAGATCATTATGATGATGTGATTATTGAAGATGTTTCAGATTCATCCGAAGATGAAATTGATTTTCCTTATGCTGGGGTTGATGAAACGTTTCCTTCATTTGCTGAGATGTTCAAAGACCGAAATGAAGATGAAATTAAGaggaaaattgttgaaaagatctcCACAGAAGGTGTTCCGGAAACTATTCCGAGAGAGATTCTTGCTGAAGAGCGAAAGAAATG GAGAGAAGAAGGAGTTCAATACTTCGAGTTCTTATCAGATATCAGTTCTCTACCGTGGTGGGATGTGGATGAGTTGATAAAAACAAAGAACATCAAGCAGTTCTACTATGGTCCTGAAGTTAGACAACATGATCAAGATTTGTGGAACTACATCAAATTGCAAGCAAAGAATGGCTATCCTGATTGGAAGCCACAGTATCCAAAGCAGATTGTCAGATTCTTGGAAAATGGAAAGAAAGATATCACTTTGGATGTAAAACCGCCTAAGTGTTTGAAGAACATGCCTCTTAGAGCCATCGAACAAGATTTCCATGATTTATTTCAAGGTTGGTTATACAATGAAACAACAGCTGAGGCAGTTATCTCTCTTTATGATAAGTCAACTGGAAAATCTAGAAGAATCAGCATTTTGGATCCAATGTGGCTTGTTAACTGCTCAAAGAAAGACATTGATTGCTTGTTCCTTAACAAGATCGTTTATGAGAAGAAAGACAAGGCTCAAGCAATGCAATATCAAGGAATTGTGGATGTATGTTTTGCTCAAGACATCAATTCAGGTAGATATTGGAAGTCTAAATGGAGAAACATTGAAATTGATGAATTCTTGAAAAGATACAAACGCAGTCAAAGGTCTAAAGAGATAGCAAAGAGAGCAGCTGAATTGGGAAGACGAAAAATGGGGATTGTACCACCTACAGATCAGACGCCAATTGAATCTGAAGAAAATAAAATTCCAAAATGGGATCGAAAGCGTGATGGTGACCCAGAGTATAGAAAATGGTGGATGACTGAAGGTAGACACAAGAGGCGAAGAATGttagaagaaagagaagaaaagaggagGCAAAAGGCGAAAGAGCAAAGGAGGAACAGGAAGAAATGA